A region of Chloracidobacterium sp. DNA encodes the following proteins:
- a CDS encoding type II toxin-antitoxin system PemK/MazF family toxin produces the protein MVNRFDVCLVNLDAEPSKDAKNTRPCVVISPDEMNRNISNVIIAPLSAATAKYPTRISVNFLNNERMIVLDQIRTVDKVRLVKKIGEIEKGVQKETLERLQEIFS, from the coding sequence AAATAGATTTGACGTTTGTCTTGTCAATCTCGACGCCGAGCCGTCGAAGGATGCAAAAAACACGCGTCCATGCGTCGTCATCTCGCCGGACGAGATGAACCGAAACATCTCAAACGTAATTATCGCTCCACTTTCCGCAGCAACGGCCAAATATCCAACCAGGATCTCAGTCAATTTTCTAAATAACGAACGCATGATCGTCCTCGATCAGATCCGCACAGTTGATAAGGTAAGGCTTGTGAAAAAGATTGGCGAGATTGAAAAGGGCGTTCAAAAAGAAACGCTTGAACGTCTGCAAGAGATCTTCTCATAG